Below is a window of Bacteroidota bacterium DNA.
TTGAAGAAAGCTCATTCAGAGAAAAATCTTGCGGCTCTTGACCCCGCTTCCGAAGCCTTGAATAAAGCTTGGGAGGCTGCATCTCAGGACATGTACAATGCACAGCAAAACAATGCCAACACTGCACATACGGAGAATACTCAACCCGGCAATGAAAACAACAACGATGGAGCTAATAATGTCCAAGATGTTGATTACGAAGAAGTAAAGTAAAGTAGTTTTTTCATAATTTAAATTAGCCTCTTACATTCATTTGTGAGGGGCTTTTTTATGCACTAACAATTTTCATAACACACTATCTGTCAAACCAGAAACCACGTTTATTAAGTTTCAAATCCTGTAACAGACTTGACTTAGCGCGTAGCGTAAAGAAGAAACTTTTTCTTTCACCCAAAGGAATCCAATTGAAAGTAAACTGCCAACAGTGAAGGTCTCTCACAAAATCAACAGATGTATATGAAATTTCTTTTTTAGTAACATCATACCCTGAAGTAACAGAAATCTTCCAATTTTCTGTCAGACTAAGGTCGCCTGAGAAATTAAAAATGTTTGATACACTTTTTTTATAGCCATAATTTTCGGAATAGCGCAGTGAGTAGTTTATATTGATATTCCAAGGTACATTAAAATCAATATAGTTGTATGGATACATGGCAATATTGCGCCATTCTTGATCGGTAAGGATAGTACCGGGTGGCGGTGTATAAACAGGTCTGCCATTTTTGAATGCTTCAGGATTGAGCGCAAATGAAGTGATAAAATTAGCGCTGTTCCAATGACCCGGGTTCCCATTCTTGGCAATTTGAAGTTTATTTATCTTGCGATTGTTTTCGCGTGCATATAAGTCCAAATCCGCATTTAATTGAATGGATAATTTTTTAAACAGAGTAGTACGCGCATTAAAACGCAAATTACTAAAGTTGAAGCTGTCTGCCAAAAAATTATAGTTGCCGTTAATATCAAAAGATTCAATGATTTTCACATATTTAAAGTCAGAAGAAGTATCGGTTTTGACCACCTTTTTCATTTCAAGATTATTGATGATTGACAAACCTATCATACCTTGCTTACCCATCCCCGGTCCACCTTTAATGCCCTGTTCAAAAATAGAATAACGTCCCATTTTGCCCAAAGAATCAAGTTGGACATCTCTGTAATAATTAAAGAAATTTCCCGAAAAGTCTGGGCTGTAACTGAAATTCAAAGTGGGTGTTATTACATGGCGAATGGCTTCAATTTTGGGGTTCTTTCTGAATTTAAATGTTCCAAATATTCGGGTATTAATTCCGGCATTTGCCGAAAAGCTTGACGCACGTGCAAATCCATTTACATCTTGTATATCAACCTTGTTCTCCAGCGAGTTAAATTCCTTCCGAATCGTTTTAAAATACCAATATTCATTGTAATTAAAAGAAGGGTTGAATGTGAAATAGTTTTTGAAAAACTTAATAGACGTACTGATAGGAATTGAATGACTGATTCCATTTCGGAAATCCTGTATTACATCCGGACTGGTTAATAAAGAGTCATAGGTGTTAAGTCTATTGGCAAAATTTGTATTATAACTCAACCCTATAGTTTCATACCAACGAGGCTTTCCAACAGCGTTTTTTCTTTTAAATGGTGTAAACCTGGCAACATCAAAATTGATATTAGGCAAATCCATATTAAATTCACGGGTTTGCGTGTTTTGACTGTGGTTCATTCCTATTCTCAGGTTGTATTTACCACCCGACATCATTTTAGAATAAGATACGGAAGAACGATATTGACTTGCCACAATCTGATTAGCATCAAAAGAGTTGTTGAGGTTGTATTGATTGCTGACAATATCAACATCTGCACTAAAGCCCGTGCCCGGCTTGGCTTTGGCATCCTGACTATGCACCCAGCGAATTTTGTAGTCCGGAGAAATACGGAAGTCTTGCAATCCCCTTTCACCAAAGATATTATAAGCATAGCCCAGGTTCAAAGAACCGTTGTATTTGTATCGTTTGGCATAACGTGTATTTGAATGAACTCCCCAACTACCTCTGAAATAAAAATCACCCGTCAATGCTTGATCTACATAGTCGCTCAAATGAAAATAATAGCCTCCGTTAGTTAAGTTATAGCCACGAGACGCGCTTAATCCGTATTGTGGTATAATGATTCCCGAGGTTTGTCCTTTTTTGGTAGGAAACAATCCAAAGGGTAAATAAGCCGGCAACGGAACATCTTCTACTACAAGATTAGCCGGTCCAAATACAATCTTGTTATTAGGAATAATTTTCAGCTTGCGGGCATTCAGATAGAAATGAGGGTGGTCTAATTCACAAGTTGTATATTTTCCAATATCCGTAAAAATCACACCTGTACTATCTCTAAAAACCCTATTACACAAAATATAGCCTTCTCCTTCTTGCATTTTTACCCCTTGCATTCTACCGCGTTTAGTTGCAAAATTATAATGCATGGTATCTGCTCCTACTTCTCTTTCATCGTCTTTGAAAACCGGCAAATCCACATAATGCCCGGCACTGTCAACCTTCCCTTTTGCGCGTAGCTCTTTGTTTTCAAAATTAATTTCAATATAAGCTGCTGCTAGTGCCATTTCACCGTAATCTACTTTTGCAGAGCCATACAAATAAACTCTTTTGTGTCTGAGGTCTAAAATTACGGAGTCTTTTGCCTGATAGATAACTGCAACCTCAAGCGCATCTTTTGAAATCCTCATTACTTTGCTGTTCTTTGTGCTGTCTATTATGATAGACGTATCAGTGAGTGCACCCGGCACAATAGAATCCTTTGATATAAAACTTGGAGCACTGATATTTTGCGCAAAAGAAGAAATCCCCAACAACATTATCAATGCTGTTATCCACAATGACTTAGGTATATAAAATGGCTTAAATTTTAGGTGGTTCAAAACTGAGGCACTAAAATTGCGTTTCAAAATTAGGGTGGCAAAGCTAAGACAAAAAAACAGGCATTAACCACCATTTATTAGTAAGTAAAAAATGAAAAATACACTAGTTTGGATTCTGTTGTTGAGTGCTATTGTTCATGCGGCATTTTTGGAAGTTGACACTAACAAGCAGGACAAAAAATTTACAGTTATAATCGACCCCGGTCATGGAGGAAAGGATCCCGGAGGGCAAAGTGGCGGCTTTAACGAAAAAGATGTTGTACTTGCCGTTGCCAAAAAATTAGGAAAATATATAAATGACAGTTTGAGCGAAATCAATGTTGTTTTTACTCGCAACAAAGACGTGTTTATTGAATTGTCGGAACGATCAAAAATTGCAAACAAAGCCAATGGTGATTTATTTATTTCCATTCACAGCAATGCCAATGATAACAAAGATGCCGATGGCACTGAAACCTTTGTGATGGGAACACACAAGAATGAAGGTTGGCTTGCGGTGGCTAAACGCGAAAATGCCTCTATCTTATTGGAAGCAGACTATCAGCACAATGAAAGCTATGGTGGTTTTGACCCTAATTCACCCGTGGGACATATTATCTTTTCTTTGTACCAGAACGCTTACATATCTAAAAGCCTTGAAATAGCAGAGGATGTTGAATTAGAATTTCACAAACATACAACGATGAAAAGCAGAGGTGTAAAACAAGCCGGCTTCCTTGTGCTGTGGAAGACCTCTATGCCGAGTGTCTTGATTGAAATTGGGTTTCTTACCAATCCAAAAGACCGCGCTAATATGACTTCTGACAACGGTCAAGACAAAATAGCTCTTGCTATTTACAAAGCCTTTAAGAAATATCACACCCAAACAACTTCCCAAAATAGCAAATAGAAATATTAAATTATTACTTTTGCAGACCTTTTTCAAACTCAATATTCTACAAATTGAAAGTATCAAACGAAAGTAAAATCGGAGCTCTTACCGCGATAGCAATCACTTTCCTTATTCTCGGATATAATTACATGGCAAATGAAGGCGATATGTTTAAACCCAAAACATATTACATTGCTGTATATGACCAAACTCCGGGACTTAGAAAAGGTCAAAGTGTTTTATTAAATGGATACAAAGTGGGATATATTAACTCTCTTTCTCGCGATACCAAAAAAAACAAGATTGTTACTGTCCTTAAAATTGTTGAACCGCTTGATGTACCTATCCATTCTACTGCCGAAATTATTTCGGAGGGCTTAATGGGTGGCAAAGCAATCAAACTGATTTTGAATGACAACTATGATAGTTATATGAAATCAGGTGATACGCTTCTTTCACATACAGAAGTATCTATTCTAGACGAAATTACACAGTCATTTGAACCTATTGCAAAAAAGATTGAAAGAATAGTGGATTATCTTGATTCAGTAGTAATTAAAACCGGTAAAGTACAAGGAGCTATTACTAAAACTACGGATGTAATGACTTCTATTGAAAATTTGGCAAATAAAAGCGCTCACTTGGTTGAAGCCAACAATGACAATATTACCAAAACTCTCGAAAGCATTAAATTATTATCTACTGAACTTGCATCAAAACGAAATGAACTTTCCAAAACCCTTGACAACCTTGGAGAGTTTTCTAATTCGTTAGCCAAATCTGACATCATTGCCAAACTTGATGCAACACTTGCCAATATTAGTTCTATCACTCAAAAACTTGATAATGGCACCGGAACTGCTGGGAAATTTGTGAATGATACTGAGTTATATGAAAAACTAAATGCTACCCTTGCTGACCTAAATAAACTGTTAATTGACATTAACAAATACCCTGAAAAGTATGTACCAATGCCTTGGGGAAAAAAGCAAAGAAAAGATGCCAAGAAAAAGAGCAGTCAAGAAAGTTATAATAAATAACTTTTATAACCGACTTCTTTTCCGCATTTAACCATTTCTTTAAGAAATCATTATTCTATCAGTATCTTTGAACGCTCTATGCTAACAATCAACGCAAAAGAACAATCAATTCCGGTCGTACACAGATATTTACTTGGAGCAGTGGGTCCGCGTCCAATCTGTTTTGCAAGCACAATAGACAAAGCTGGGAATAGAAATTTAGCACCATTTAGTTTTTTTAACGTTTTTAGCGCCAACCCTCCTATTGCTATTTTCTCACCTGCTCGAAGCGGTCGTACACAAACAACTAAACATACGCATGAGAATGTAAAGGAAGTTCCCGAAGTGGTTATTAATGTAGTGGATTATGCAATGCTTCATCAGGTTACACTTGCCGGATGTCCCTATCCCAAAGGCACCGATGAGTTTGTAAAAGCCGGTTTTACACCCCTTAAATCCGAACTTGTCCGCCCCGACAGGGTAAAAGAAAGTCCGGTACAAATGGAGTGTGAAGTGTTGGAAGTAAAGGAATTGGGCACAGGTGGTGCAGCGGGCAACCTGATTATCTGCGAAGTTAAACTCATTCATATTCGAGAAGATGTATTGGATGAAAACCAAATGATAGACCAAAGCAAAATTGATTTATTGGCTCGTATGGGAGGAAACTGGTATTGTCGTGCACATGGAGATGCTATTTTCGAACTGAAACGACATGAAGTTAACTGTGGAGTGGGTATAGACGCATTGCCCATACACATAAGAAACAGTAGCAAACTCACAGGAAATCATTTAGGTCAAATGGGAAACCTTATCCAATTGCCGAATGAAGAAGAAGTTAAAGCTGCTGCTTTGAAATATAACAATATCAACAACAAAGAAGATGTTGCCATAACCTTGCTTGCCAAAGGAGAAACCTCTGAGGCGTTGGCATTGTTGATGACTCAATAGAAATACAGATTTAGAATTAAAATATAGATAGAGATGAAAACATATAAAGTAATCGGATTAATGAGTGGAAGTTCTATGGACGGAGTGGACATTGCCTATTGCCATTTTACCGAAAGTAATGGACAATGGTCTTTTAAAATCACTCATACTGAAACAGTCCCTTATAATGAAAAATGGCGTATAAGACTTTCACAGTTGCGCAGACAAAATGCTCTTACGTACGTCAAAACTGATGTATTCTATGGACATTATTTGGGTGGTTTAGTTAAAGATTTTATTTCCAAAAATAATCTTAGTGACGTGGACTTTATAGCTTCTCACGGTCATACGGTATTTCACAACCCTGAAATAAAAATTACAGCTCAAGTGGGTGACGGAGCCAGCCTTTCTGCTATTGCAGGGCTGCCTGTTGTGAATGATTTCAGACGGGCTGATGTTGCCAAAGGTGGAGAAGGTGCACCCCTTGTTACCATTGGCGACAAAGTGCTTTTTGGCGAATATGATTATTGTATTAATTTGGGAGGATTTGCCAATATTTCCGGCAACGACTCTTCAGGTAACAGAGTATCTTTTGATATCAGCCCATGCAATATTCCGTTAAACAGAATTGCACGCGACCTCGGCAAAGATTATGACGAAAATGGTCAAATTGCCGAAAATGGCAGAGTGGACTATGAATTATTAGGTTCTCTAAATGCTGTCGAATACTACAAACAACCCTACCCCAAGAGCCTTAACAGAGATTGGATAAATCAAGAGTTTTGGGGGATTGTACGAGACTTTGCAGACCTGAATGCAGAAACTAAGATGAGAACAATGGTGGACCATATTGCTGTCCAAATTGCAAATGCAATCAACCTATTGTCCGAAAATAATAGCAACGGAAAAAAAGTCTTGTTAACCGGTGGAGGGGCTTTCAACAATGTTTTAGTAGAACACATCCGCACTCATTCTGAGGCTGAAATAATTATTCCTGAAAATGATATTGTGAACTTCAAAGAAGCTCTTGTATTTGCTTTTCTGGGTATTCTCAGAGTGCAAAATCAGGTTAATACGCTGAAAGCAGGAACCGGTGCATCATCCGACAGTATAGGCGGTGGTTTGCACGGAAACTTTTCAGGATTAATATAATCAATAAAATGTTTACCTTTGTTGAGTAAACTATCTCATATATGAGAAAACTATTGTTAATGCTGTTGCTGGTTCCCTTTGTTTTTGTAACGAATGGTTGCAAAAAGAACGGCAAAAAACTGATTACTATTCCGGTTGATATGAGTTTTAACACTCCCTATCCCACACCTGAAATAATGGATATTGACACCCTCTTATCGTTTGAGACCTATCGTTTTCCAACAGGAATTGATGCCTACTTAGTGCCCAAAAATTCATCGAAAGAATTATTACAAGATGTTTTTCTTGACAAAATGGATATGCAAATTGTGCTCAACGACAGTACTACCTTTGATGTTCTTAAACAGATTGATGTTTATTTGTCTGCCGATGGTATGACTGAAACTTTGGGAGCCTATTTGCATGAAGTACCCCAAACAGGGCTTTTGTCTATCTCACTCACTCCAACAGGTAATAACATGAAAAATTATCTCAAAAAAGACGAATTTTTCCTTGTCATTAAAATGGTGTTGCGCAAGCCATTACCCAAAAATACTTATATGACAATTAAGACTAAATTTAAGGGAACGGCAGGTGTTTTATGAGTGTTCTTGAAAGGCGTTTAAGTAAATTTACAGCAAAGAAACCCGAAATAGTTTTTGAATGGAAAGACAGACTATCCAAAGCAGAAGGCTGGCTGGTAATTAATTCCGTAAAAAATGGTGCTGCTCTTGCTCAAACTATTATTAGAAAAGGGATTACTAAAGAAGAACTTGAGCAATATGCTAAAAAATCAGAAATTAAATTAACCATCAGCGGACCACCCGTTGGTGGCGCAGCCATTGGTTTGAATTTTGACCGAGAGGATACACGTTATCAATCCATTATAGAACGATTTTTTAAAACCCTCACACCTATTCTCAAAAGCTATTGTGGAGTGGAAGCCGTTGAAAATATTACCGCCAATGAAATTGAAATGCTTTGCAATCAAATGGGCTTATTACATCCCTGGGAAGGCATTGTAGAGGGGTATCTTTCCTACACTCCCGATAATAAATTTAAGAGCACAATCCGCGCTTTACAAGGATTTGAGCCCTATAACACAGAAGAAAAGTTGGCAAGTATCAGCCGTTTGCAACAAAGGCACGATATCGAATTAACTGATGAGCGTTTTATTCCCAATCCCTTAGAAAAATTTACAGTTGATGAAATCATTGACGGTTGGGGAATTGCAGAATCCGTAAGGCATTATTACATGATTTATGGTGGTTTTATTAATAACAAGTTTGTGTTGATACAAGGCTGGAATCCTGTGGCATTTGCGGCAGCTTACTTCCTTTGTAAATATGGTGCGTTGGTAGTAGGAATATTGGATGAGTCTGGTTCTGTAATAAATGAAAAAGGAATGAATCATGAGGATATTAGCCGAATGTACACCCGCCACAACAAAAACAGATTGGAAAGTACAGCTAAGATCAGCTTTGATAAATCCTCTCAAAGGTTTTTTGATATTCCGGCAGAGATATTTATTGCAGCCTCTCCCACGCTTGCAATTTCAAAATCACAAGCGGCACAAATAATCAAATCAGGGATTGAAGTTATTTCGTGCGGCACAGACAGACCATTTGATGAGAATAGTTATATGGAAGAGATTGCTTCTGAACTTGATTCAAAATGTTCCGTCATACATCCAATCATATCCAAAAGTGGCAGCGCAAGAGTACCGGCATTTCTATTAAAAAAGGAAGCCCAAACGAATGATATGGCTATTATCAAAGATGTATCAGAGATTGTCAGACAAAGTATTATGCGTTTGCACCAATTCAATCCGAGGCGTACAGGAATATTTTCCAAAGCCCTTGAATTGTCCTTGACAGATTTGGTTTAATAATTATATTTGCAGCCCTCAAAAACGAGTTCGGGATGTGGCTCAGCCCGGTAGAGCACTCGCATGGGGTGCGAGGGGTCGCTGGTTCGAATCCAGTCATCCCGACAGAACTCAAAAAGTCCCGCTTCCAAGCGGGACTTTTTTTACCATTTATCTCCGTGTCTTATTTGCAAACAATAATTCGTCAATTCGTCAGGGGATACCTCATACAGCTTCATTCCATTGTATGTTGGCGAATTGAATTTTTTAAATAAATTATCCATTGCATTACAAGTCTTTTTGGGTTTGTATTCTGCAAATGCATGTAATGACAGTTTTTCTGCTGAAAGCAAAATAATCTTGTTATAAGAACTAAAATCAAATTTGTGGGGATAATTGGGGGCGCAAAACTCAACTTTTCGTTCAACTGCGTCAATATTATGAATCCAATATAAGCCAACAGATTCGCCACACAAAAGCGTTTTTCCGCTAATGTTAACTTGTTGTGAAAGCCATTCTTGAAACTTATACGGGTTGCGCTCATTGTATTGCATCATACCCATCAAATTGATGGACACAAAAGGAATGGACTGAACAAATAATACAAATACGATGATAGCCTTTTGCCATTGTGCTTTCCATTCATACTTTGCAAAAAACCTTGCCATGATTAAATATGACAATAAAAGCATTGTTGGGTTATAACGATAATTAGGTGCCAGCACAAACATCCAAAACAGCGAATGAGCAAGGAAAAGCAATGAAATAAAGTCCTTGTTGCGTATCAAATTTTTGATTGCTAAAATATGAGCAAACAGAATTCCTAACCAAACCCAAGGTTGTGTCGTAAGATAGAGACTAAACCTATTGTAGAAATGGTGAAGTAGCAATGTAATTCCACTCCCATTTTCAGTATGATCTTCTCCTGCGGCAATCAATTGGTCAACTATGCCCATAAAATTAAAATCAATCAACCATAACCACACAACAAAAGGTGCCAGATAAAGTACACCTATTAATATCTTATTTCGTACACGCTTTACAGTTAGCAAGTTTTTTACGGCAATCACAATCGAAAGCATCCATGAAGCCGGGTGTACCAATGCCAGTAAACTGCAAGACACAATGGCAATAATCCCGTTTCTTCTAACCAAAGTAAAATATAAAGCTGCCGACAGATAGAACAACTGTTGCATTTCACAGCGCACCGATCTCAAACTTTCATAAATTCCTTTGTCAAACATAAAAAACAAGAGAATAATCCATGCCAAGCCTTCATTTGCATAATGTTTTGTCAGTTTGTAAAACAAAATACATGTTCCCATAAAAAATAAAATGTGCGGGAAACGCATCCAAAAAATATCAGCCCCAAATAAATACCCCATAGCTGCAAAAGGCAGATTACGCAAAGGAAGATTTGCCAGAAATATATGCTCTGAACCATTGTATTGCCACAAAAAGCTGTTGTACCCCTGCCCTTCTACCCAGCGCATAGCAGGATCCAAATCCATGATTTCATCTATCCAAGCAATAGGCACAAATGCCAAATTGCAAAGTACCACGATAAAATACCCTATGCATATAAAGAGTATTATTCGCTGAAGATTAGTGTTCATACAATGAAGCACAAAACTAACTTTAAAAAAGTTTATGCGCCCTAAGATGACAAAGCATTTTGTTTAAATATTACCTTTGTAATTCAAATTAAAAGCAATGACAAAAGCAACGGTTGATATCAGCAATATTTTAAAAAAACTTAGAATCAAAAAAATCAATGAGAGTGTGTGTACGGGTGTAAGTTGGATTACGGCTGTGGGCACTAAACGCAGAGAAATTGTTTCGCCCGTTGATGGTAAAACTATCGGAGAGATTGTATATGCCGGAGATACTGAATATGAAGCTGTCATGAAAAGAGCGCAAGACGCTTTTAGAATATGGAGTTCATATACTGCACCTCAAAGAGGTGAAATTGTCAGACAAATGGGAAACAAACTGAGAGAATACAAGCATGAGCTTGGTATATTGGTTTCATACGAAATGGGAAAAAGTCTTCAAGAAGGATTGGGCGAGGTACAAGAAATGATTGACATCTGTGATTTTTCTGTGGGTTTGAGCCGCCAACTTTATGGTTTGTCCATGCATTCGGAGAGACCTCATCACAGAATGTTAGAACAATGGCATCCTTTGGGTGTGGTAGGCATTATTTCTGCTTTTAATTTTCCTGTTTCTGTATGGAGTTGGAATGCTTTTATTGCGCTGGTTTGCGGCAATACTTGCGTGTGGAAACCAAGTGAGAAAGCGGCTTTATCGGCAATTGGCGTTATGAATATTTTACAGGAAGTATTAATTGCAAATAAAATTCCCGATGGTGTTATCACCCTCATAAATGGCGGTGCTGAAATAGGAAAAAAGTTAGCCACAGACAGCAGAGTGGCATTGTTGTCTGCTACGGGGTCAACCAAAATGGGTAAATCTGTTTCTAAAACTGTAGCCGAGAGATTAGGAAAATCCATACTTGAATTGGGTGGCAACAATGCCATTATTATTTCAGACAAAGCAGATTTAGATTTAGCCCTTCGTGCGGTTGTGTTTGGAGCCGTTGGTACTGCCGGACAGCGTTGCACAACCACACGCAGAATCATTGTACAGAAAAACATCTACAAAGATTTTATTAAGAAACTAACCGCTGTTTACAAACAAATCACGATTGGAAATCCGTTACTTGAGACAAATCTGGTAGGACCTTTGATTGACAAACAAGCAGTAGAATCGTTTGTACGTGCATTGATTGAAGTCAAAAAAGAAGGAGCTAAAATCATTTTTGGAGGTGATGTATTGACAGGCAAGGGTTATGAATCAGGTTGTTATGTAGTCCCCGCTATTGTTGAAGCTCAAAATCATTATAAAACTGTACAATTAGAAACCTTTGCTCCCATTCTCTATGTGATGCAATACAATACTCTCGATGAGGCTATTGCCATGCAGAATGATGTCAAACAAGGACTAAGCTCAGCAATATTTACCACAGACCTAAGAGAATCTGAGAAATTTTTGACTGCTGCAGGTTCAGATTGTGGCATTGCCAATGTTAACATAGGGACTTCCGGTGCAGAGATTGGAGGTGCTTTTGGCGGTGAAAAAGAAACCGGTGGAGGCAGAGAAAGTGGTTCTGATGCTTGGAAAGCCTATATGAGAAGACAAACTGTAACCATTAACTATGGCAGCACTTTGCCCTTAGCGCAAGGAATTAAGTTTGACATTTAAATAAAAAGACAAGCCGTGATAAAAGAGGATTTCTTACAAGCAGGCTGGAAGACCGGGCTATTTCTTAAACCTGAATTCCGGTTGACTGATGGAAGAAAACTCGAAATCTTGAACCGTGGGATTCACAACAAAAATAACGGACCTGACTTTATTCAAGCTAAAATAAGAATTGAAGATACGCTATGGGCGGGCAGTATTGAATTTCACGTAAAAAGCTCTGACTGGAATAAACATGGACATACGACCGATAACGCATACAAAAATGTTATTCTGCACATAGTCTGGGAACACGACACCGAAATCCAATTGCAAGATGGCTCTACCCTACCTTGTCTTGAACTAAAACCTATTGTTTCACAGAAGCAACTCCATAATTACCTTGCTTTGATTCAGTCACTCAAAGAAATTCCATGCGAAGACACAATCAAAGATGTGAATTCTCTCACGGTATATCAAATGTTGCAAAGGACTGTTGTTGAAAGGATTGAACGAAAAACTGAAAGGATTGCTTCTATTCTGGCAGAAAGTAATAATGATTGGCATAAAGCATTTTACAAAACTCTGTTCAGGAATTTTGGTTTCAAAACCAATCAACATGCTTTTGAAGAACTTGCAGACAGAATTCCTGTTAAGGTATTTGATTTGCTTAAGGACAAACCAATCACAAGTGAGGCACTGTTGATGGGGTGTTCAGGACTATTGTCCACAGACGAATACGCGGACTCATACACTGTTTTTCTTAAAGAAGAATTCAAATTCCTAAAGCATAAATATAATCTCAACGAACTCTCGCCCACACTTTGGAAATTTTCAAAAATGCACCCTCATAATTTTCCGTTTATTCGATTGGTGCAACTTGCTTCATTGCTAAATCACAATTATCAATTGCCTGCCCGTGTTTTAGAAGCCCAAAGCACCAAAGATTTAATAGGATTGTTTAGCACAAAAATTTCTGAGTATTGGAAAGATCACTACAAACCGGGAGTGGAGGGGAAATTTAAAAACAACGATTTGTCAAAAGACTCTATTGACCTGCTTATCATCAACACTTGTGTCCCATTTGTTTTTATATATGGCAAAGAGTCCGGTACAGCGGAATATTGTGAAAAAGCACTTTCTTGGCTGGAGGACATCAAACCCGAAAATAATTCTATTATCCGTTCTTGGAAAAGCATTGGTATCAAGGCTGCCAACTGTTTTGAAACACAAGGTTTAAT
It encodes the following:
- a CDS encoding DUF2851 family protein, which codes for MIKEDFLQAGWKTGLFLKPEFRLTDGRKLEILNRGIHNKNNGPDFIQAKIRIEDTLWAGSIEFHVKSSDWNKHGHTTDNAYKNVILHIVWEHDTEIQLQDGSTLPCLELKPIVSQKQLHNYLALIQSLKEIPCEDTIKDVNSLTVYQMLQRTVVERIERKTERIASILAESNNDWHKAFYKTLFRNFGFKTNQHAFEELADRIPVKVFDLLKDKPITSEALLMGCSGLLSTDEYADSYTVFLKEEFKFLKHKYNLNELSPTLWKFSKMHPHNFPFIRLVQLASLLNHNYQLPARVLEAQSTKDLIGLFSTKISEYWKDHYKPGVEGKFKNNDLSKDSIDLLIINTCVPFVFIYGKESGTAEYCEKALSWLEDIKPENNSIIRSWKSIGIKAANCFETQGLIELKESYCTQKRCMECLIGYDILKK